A region of Saccopteryx leptura isolate mSacLep1 chromosome X, mSacLep1_pri_phased_curated, whole genome shotgun sequence DNA encodes the following proteins:
- the AGTR2 gene encoding type-2 angiotensin II receptor, which yields MKGNVTFAAINKNITSSLYFGLWSSAGNVSSFNCSHKPSDKHLDAIPVLYYIIFVIGFLVNTIVVTLFCCQKGPKKVSSIYIFNLAVADLLLLATLPLWATYYSYRYDWIFGPVMCKVFGSFLTLNMFASIFFITCMSVDRYQSVIYPFLSQRRNPWQASYIVPLVWCMACLSSLPTFYFRDVRTIEYLGVNACIMAFPPEKYAQWSAGIALMKNILGFIIPLIFIATCYFGIRKHLLKTNSYGKNRITRDQVLKMAAAVVLAFIICWLPFHVLTFLDALAWMGVINSCEVIAVIDLALPFAILLGFTNSCVNPFLYCFVGNRFQQKLRRVFRVPITWLQGKRESVSCRKSSSLREMETFVS from the coding sequence ATGAAAGGCAACGTCACCTTCGCCGCCATCAACAAAAACATCACCAGCAGTCTTTACTTCGGACTTTGGAGCAGCGCTGGCAATGTGTCTTCCTTTAACTGTTCACATAAGCCATCAGATAAGCATTTAGATGCAATTCCTGTTCTCTACTACATTATTTTTGTGATCGGATTTCTTGTCAATACTATTGTGGTTACACTGTTTTGTTGTCAAAAGGGTCCTAAAAAGGTTTCCAGCATTTACATCTTCAACCTGGCTGTGGCCGACTTACTGCTCTTGGCTACTCTTCCTCTCTGGGCaacctattattcttatagaTATGATTGGATTTTTGGACCTGTGATGTGCAAAGTGTTTGGTTCTTTCCTGACTCTGAACATGTTTGCAAGCATTTTTTTTATCACCTGCATGAGTGTTGATAGGTACCAATCTGTCATCTATCCCTTTCTGTCTCAAAGAAGAAACCCCTGGCAAGCATCTTATATAGTTCCCCTTGTTTGGTGTATGGCCTGCCTGTCCTCATTGCCAACGTTTTATTTTCGAGATGTCAGAACCATTGAATATTTGGGAGTGAATGCTTGCATTATGGCTTTCCCACCTGAGAAATATGCCCAATGGTCAGCTGGGATTGCCTTAATGAAAAATATCCTTGGTTTTATTATCCCTTTAATATTCATAGCAACATGCTATTTCGGAATCAGAAAGCACTTACTGAAGACCAATAGCTATGGGAAGAACAGAATAACTCGTGACCAAGTCCTGAAGATGGCAGCTGCTGTTGTTCTGGCGTTCATTATTTGTTGGCTCCCTTTCCATGTTCTGACCTTCCTGGATGCTCTGGCCTGGATGGGTGTCATTAATAGCTGTGAAGTTATAGCAGTCATTGACCTGGCACTTCCTTTTGCCATCCTCCTGGGATTCACTAACAGCTGCGTTAATCcctttctgtattgttttgttggaAACCGATTCCAACAGAAGCTCCGCCGTGTGTTTAGGGTTCCAATTACTTGGCTCCAAGgcaagagagagagtgtgtcTTGCCGAAAAAGCAGTTCCCTTAGAGAAATGGAGACCTTTGTGTCTTGA